A genomic window from Agreia sp. COWG includes:
- a CDS encoding serine/threonine-protein kinase, which translates to MTDVQHCTQPGCTGVIEDGYCNVCGSPAVASALPPASGTGAASPSAKLGTGFSSGPDATGPQASGDGDDNGAQAGSTRTGRTSSARLATAALGSARTAATGSKATRRFGTTSTRLRGPRLGVGLTTVPTEPPTDPLKAVMAVAELPESKRFCSNCGKPVGRGRDDKPGRTEGFCPNCRTPFSFTPQLSPGDVVGGQYEVVGCLAFGGLGWIYLARDQNVSGRWVVLKGLLNSGDPDAYAAAITERQFLAEVEHPLIVEIYNFVMFNGAGYIVMEYVGGPSLKVILKERMAANNGVVDPLPVDQALAYVLEILPAFQYLHDINLLFCDFKPDNMIQVGDTVKLIDLGGVRRVDDAVSAIFGTVGFQAPEVADLGPSVASDVYTVGRTLATLVLDFRGNQSTYVSSLPDVADTPVFQKYDSFYRLLAKACAFDPSDRFASVDELRAQLLGVLREVVATDRGAGHPALHSAASVLFEAPVADVVDRPLPWDALPELKVDESDPARSWLAGVNMEDPTARLIALESAPTVTVEIRLARARAAIEAGNFAAVDAVMSEILTDDPWEWRAVWLAGLAELARGDARSARASFNTVYGQVPGELAPKLALAAACEASGEPEIAESLYVICARSDANYTAAAAFGLARIREKRGDLDGALSALDLVTPTRSSYVDARRRRAELLATSKRGLPALSAALDSVSTVSIDSRSRVELTASVLASALAVVRDSGPVPEAMVGGIPAQEGPLRDGLERAYRELAGLTESQAERIELVDQANNIRRWTLS; encoded by the coding sequence ATGACCGATGTCCAGCACTGCACTCAGCCCGGCTGCACGGGCGTGATCGAAGACGGCTACTGCAACGTCTGCGGGTCGCCGGCCGTCGCAAGCGCGCTGCCACCGGCATCCGGCACCGGCGCGGCCTCGCCGTCGGCCAAACTCGGCACCGGCTTCTCGAGCGGTCCAGACGCGACGGGGCCGCAGGCATCCGGCGATGGCGACGACAACGGGGCCCAGGCGGGCTCGACCCGCACCGGGCGAACGAGCTCGGCGAGGCTGGCCACGGCCGCACTCGGCTCCGCGCGCACCGCGGCCACCGGGTCGAAGGCCACCCGCCGCTTCGGCACGACCTCCACCCGGCTGCGGGGCCCGCGCCTCGGTGTCGGCCTCACCACCGTTCCTACCGAGCCGCCCACCGATCCGCTGAAGGCGGTCATGGCGGTCGCCGAGCTTCCCGAGTCGAAGCGGTTCTGCTCCAACTGCGGCAAGCCCGTGGGCCGCGGTCGCGATGACAAACCCGGCCGCACCGAGGGGTTCTGCCCCAACTGCCGCACACCCTTCTCGTTCACGCCCCAGCTGAGCCCCGGCGATGTCGTCGGCGGCCAGTACGAGGTGGTGGGATGCCTCGCCTTCGGCGGTCTCGGCTGGATCTACCTCGCTCGCGACCAGAACGTCTCCGGCCGCTGGGTCGTGCTGAAGGGCCTGCTCAACTCGGGCGATCCGGATGCCTATGCCGCCGCGATCACCGAGCGCCAGTTCCTGGCCGAGGTCGAACACCCGCTGATCGTCGAGATCTACAACTTCGTGATGTTCAACGGCGCCGGCTACATCGTGATGGAGTACGTGGGCGGTCCGTCGCTGAAGGTGATTCTCAAAGAGAGGATGGCGGCGAACAACGGTGTCGTCGACCCGCTGCCCGTCGACCAGGCGCTCGCCTACGTGCTCGAGATTTTGCCCGCGTTCCAGTACCTGCACGACATCAACCTGCTGTTCTGCGACTTCAAGCCCGACAACATGATCCAGGTCGGCGACACCGTGAAGCTGATCGACCTCGGCGGGGTGCGCCGCGTCGACGACGCCGTCTCGGCGATCTTCGGCACCGTCGGGTTCCAGGCCCCCGAGGTGGCAGACCTCGGCCCGTCTGTGGCCTCCGACGTGTACACGGTCGGCCGCACGCTGGCCACGCTGGTGCTCGACTTCCGCGGCAACCAGAGCACCTACGTGTCGTCGCTGCCCGACGTCGCCGACACCCCCGTCTTTCAGAAGTACGACTCGTTCTACCGGCTGCTCGCCAAGGCGTGCGCGTTCGATCCCTCCGACCGCTTCGCCTCGGTCGACGAGCTGCGCGCTCAGCTGCTCGGCGTGCTGCGCGAGGTCGTGGCGACAGACCGCGGGGCGGGCCACCCCGCGCTGCACTCCGCGGCATCCGTTCTGTTCGAGGCTCCCGTGGCCGACGTCGTCGACCGCCCGCTGCCGTGGGACGCGCTGCCCGAGCTCAAAGTCGACGAGTCCGATCCGGCCCGCAGCTGGCTGGCGGGCGTCAATATGGAGGACCCCACCGCGCGGCTCATCGCGCTCGAGTCCGCGCCCACCGTCACCGTCGAGATCCGGCTCGCGCGCGCCCGGGCCGCCATCGAGGCGGGCAACTTCGCCGCGGTCGACGCCGTGATGAGTGAGATCCTCACCGACGACCCGTGGGAGTGGCGCGCCGTCTGGCTCGCCGGGCTTGCCGAGCTGGCCCGCGGCGACGCCCGCTCGGCCCGCGCGTCGTTCAACACCGTCTACGGTCAGGTGCCCGGAGAACTCGCCCCGAAGCTCGCACTGGCGGCGGCGTGCGAGGCCAGCGGCGAGCCCGAGATCGCGGAATCTCTCTACGTCATCTGCGCCAGGAGCGACGCGAACTACACTGCGGCGGCCGCGTTCGGCCTCGCCCGCATCAGGGAGAAGCGCGGCGACCTCGATGGCGCCCTCTCGGCGCTCGACCTGGTCACGCCCACCCGCAGCTCGTACGTCGACGCCCGCCGACGCCGAGCAGAGCTGCTCGCCACGTCGAAGCGCGGACTGCCCGCGCTCTCGGCGGCGCTCGACAGCGTCTCCACCGTGTCGATCGACTCCCGGTCGAGGGTCGAGCTCACTGCCAGCGTGCTCGCCTCGGCCCTCGCGGTCGTCCGAGACTCCGGCCCCGTTCCCGAGGCGATGGTCGGCGGCATCCCCGCCCAGGAGGGCCCGCTGCGCGATGGCCTCGAGCGGGCCTACCGCGAGCTCGCCGGGCTCACAGAGAGCCAGGCCGAGCGCATCGAGCTCGTCGACCAGGCCAACAACATTCGTCGCTGGACGCTGTCGTGA
- a CDS encoding PP2C family serine/threonine-protein phosphatase yields MSAATVDAGSGDATPAAQPVALLCPACGAINEPNARFCEECGTQLGDLIEVSGDTATEPEDIPERATSAVIPAPARRACVYCGGSIADDGYCELCGKPAQSERDHWQEAPAAWVGGVCDRGIRHEINEDAMALSAEPQAGSFAVLVVCDGVSSTPGSDVASLAAARAATALLAEGRVADTAAGLDSEQAQARWSGRMLTAGEHASAAIYEAIGELATRTNPPSCTFAAAVIDGPLVVVGSVGDSRVYWIGDEGHSRQLSTDDSWSQEMMAHGMSRQQAENAPQAHSITRWLGADSPDEKPQVVPTYPTGAGWVLVCSDGLWNYCSDARDLEELVHRIVGSVGSNPVTIASTLVDWANEQGGQDNITAALARFDSVVSTAAPAAGV; encoded by the coding sequence GTGAGCGCTGCGACCGTGGATGCCGGTTCCGGCGATGCCACCCCGGCAGCGCAGCCCGTCGCGCTGCTGTGCCCGGCGTGCGGCGCGATCAACGAGCCGAATGCGCGCTTCTGCGAGGAGTGCGGCACTCAGCTCGGCGACCTCATCGAGGTGTCGGGCGATACAGCTACGGAGCCCGAGGATATCCCGGAGCGCGCGACCTCGGCCGTGATCCCCGCCCCCGCGCGGCGCGCCTGCGTGTACTGCGGCGGATCGATCGCCGACGACGGCTACTGCGAGCTCTGCGGCAAGCCCGCGCAGAGCGAGCGCGACCACTGGCAGGAGGCGCCGGCCGCCTGGGTCGGCGGCGTCTGCGACCGCGGCATCCGGCACGAGATCAATGAAGACGCGATGGCCCTCTCGGCCGAACCGCAGGCCGGTTCGTTCGCCGTGCTCGTGGTCTGCGACGGTGTCTCGTCGACCCCCGGCAGCGATGTGGCGAGCCTCGCCGCCGCCCGCGCCGCCACCGCGCTGCTGGCGGAGGGCCGGGTGGCAGACACCGCGGCCGGCCTCGACTCCGAGCAGGCGCAGGCCCGCTGGTCGGGCCGCATGCTCACGGCCGGCGAGCACGCGAGCGCCGCGATCTACGAGGCGATCGGCGAGCTGGCCACCCGCACGAATCCGCCATCCTGCACGTTCGCCGCCGCGGTGATCGACGGCCCCCTCGTCGTCGTCGGCAGCGTCGGCGACAGCCGCGTCTACTGGATCGGCGACGAGGGCCACTCGCGTCAGCTCTCGACGGACGACTCATGGTCGCAAGAGATGATGGCGCACGGCATGAGCCGCCAGCAGGCGGAGAACGCGCCCCAGGCCCACTCGATCACCCGCTGGCTCGGGGCCGATTCGCCCGATGAGAAACCACAGGTCGTGCCGACGTATCCCACCGGCGCCGGTTGGGTCCTCGTGTGCTCCGACGGGCTCTGGAACTACTGCTCCGACGCCAGAGACCTCGAGGAACTCGTGCACCGCATCGTCGGCTCGGTCGGATCGAACCCCGTCACCATCGCCTCGACCCTCGTCGACTGGGCGAATGAGCAGGGCGGGCAGGACAACATCACCGCTGCGCTCGCTCGATTCGATAGCGTTGTATCCACTGCCGCCCCGGCGGCCGGCGTTTGA